The following coding sequences lie in one Deltaproteobacteria bacterium genomic window:
- the tsf gene encoding translation elongation factor Ts: MEIKATLVKELREKTGVGVMDCKEALQACDGDMEKAVEYLRKKGIATAQKRGGRATSEGQIQSYIHAGGKIGVLVEVNCETDFSAKTDDFSEFVKNIAMQIAATNPLAIDREGVPEEILAKEKEIYATQAKASGKPEKVIDRIVEGKLKKFYSEVCLLEQAYVKNPDITVQDLLNELMAKTGENIVIRRFVRYQLGEADAK, from the coding sequence TTGGAAATCAAAGCGACATTGGTTAAGGAGTTGAGGGAAAAGACCGGCGTGGGGGTCATGGATTGTAAAGAGGCCCTCCAGGCCTGTGACGGCGATATGGAAAAGGCCGTGGAATATCTCAGGAAGAAAGGGATCGCCACAGCCCAGAAGAGGGGAGGTCGGGCTACTTCAGAGGGACAGATTCAGTCCTACATCCATGCAGGCGGAAAGATAGGCGTCCTGGTCGAGGTGAACTGCGAGACGGATTTTTCGGCCAAGACCGATGACTTTTCTGAATTCGTCAAGAATATCGCCATGCAGATTGCGGCCACCAATCCACTCGCCATCGACCGGGAAGGCGTGCCGGAGGAAATCCTGGCAAAGGAAAAAGAGATTTACGCAACCCAGGCTAAGGCCTCCGGTAAACCGGAAAAGGTGATCGATAGGATCGTCGAGGGAAAATTGAAAAAGTTCTATTCCGAGGTCTGCCTGCTGGAACAGGCCTATGTGAAAAATCCCGATATCACGGTCCAGGACCTTCTCAATGAACTGATGGCCAAAACCGGAGAGAATATCGTGATTCGGCGTTTTGTCCGGTATCAACTGGGGGAGGCAGATGCCAAGTAA